The Primulina huaijiensis isolate GDHJ02 chromosome 12, ASM1229523v2, whole genome shotgun sequence genome has a window encoding:
- the LOC140989690 gene encoding uncharacterized protein isoform X2 codes for MNQVEKFMKLWNGNGEFRNEYARFNARSTLRRLGTLDGRSLGPDEKLPNLPICDNKERNDKMVSIPANVDSISCQSVELKQQMSLENVATDVQSMKTVTESKDQLGNSSTDVSGRKITDEMQEEDSVKRREEAELTHKEEEIRRDEAEAKKKEELRLEQLAKAKEARENKKRHDEKVQMREELRAELKEKKEKKLRKKERKKAASASTDVNDSSETSEAVDIVKEEIQVSDNTSCAPTKKPKKTPIASKQNNTKSLPPPFRNRNRKKWQQWMWVSLTSVVVILVFWLGNMGLFANVNLKRHSPGYLAGHE; via the exons ATGAATCAG GTGGAAAAATTTATGAAACTCTGGAACGGGAATGGGGAATTTCGAAATGAGTATGCCAGGTTCAATGCAAGGAGTACTCTGAGGAGATTGGGCACTTTGGATGGTCGTTCACTAGGCCCTGATGAGAAGCTTCCTAACCTACCCATTTGTGataataaagaaagaaatgatAAGATGGTCTCGATACCTGCCAATGTTGATTCCATATCATGTCAATCTGTGGAGCTGAAGCAACAAATGTCTTTAGAAAATGTGGCCACAGATGTCCAATCAATGAAGACAGTGACAGAATCCAAGGATCAGTTAGGCAATTCCTCGACTGATGTTTCTGGTAGAAAAATCACTGATGAGATGCAGGAAGAGGATTCTGTGAAAAGGAGGGAGGAAGCTGAGTTGACCCACAaggaagaagaaattagaaggGACGAGGCTGAAGCTAAGAAGAAAGAGGAACTTCGTTTGGAGCAGCTAGCGAAGGCTAAGGAGGCTCGTGAGAATAAAAAACGGCATGATGAGAAGGTGCAAATGAGAGAAGAACTGAGAGCGGAACTCAAAGAAAAG AAGGAGAAGAAATtgagaaagaaagagagaaagaaAGCTGCTTCCGCGTCGACAGATGTGAATGATAGCAGTGAAACTAGTGAAGCTGTGGATATCGTCAAGGAAGAAATACAAGTGAGTGACAATACCTCTTGCGCACCAACTAAAAAGCCTAAAAAAACTCCAATTGCGAGCAAGCAAAACAATACCAAATCCCTCCCCCCACCTTTTCGCAATCGAAACAGGAAAAAATGGCAGCAGTGGATGTGGGTAAGTCTTACAAGCGTTGTTGTTATACTTGTATTCTGGCTGGGAAATATGGGTTTGTTCGCTAACGTAAATCTCAAGCGCCATAGCCCTGGTTATTTAGCTGGCCATGAATGA
- the LOC140989690 gene encoding uncharacterized protein isoform X1, which translates to MNQVEKFMKLWNGNGEFRNEYARFNARSTLRRLGTLDGRSLGPDEKLPNLPICDNKERNDKMVSIPANVDSISCQSVELKQQMSLENVATDVQSMKTVTESKDQLGNSSTDVSGRKITDEMQEEDSVKRREEAELTHKEEEIRRDEAEAKKKEELRLEQLAKAKEARENKKRHDEKVQMREELRAELKEKEKEKKLRKKERKKAASASTDVNDSSETSEAVDIVKEEIQVSDNTSCAPTKKPKKTPIASKQNNTKSLPPPFRNRNRKKWQQWMWVSLTSVVVILVFWLGNMGLFANVNLKRHSPGYLAGHE; encoded by the exons ATGAATCAG GTGGAAAAATTTATGAAACTCTGGAACGGGAATGGGGAATTTCGAAATGAGTATGCCAGGTTCAATGCAAGGAGTACTCTGAGGAGATTGGGCACTTTGGATGGTCGTTCACTAGGCCCTGATGAGAAGCTTCCTAACCTACCCATTTGTGataataaagaaagaaatgatAAGATGGTCTCGATACCTGCCAATGTTGATTCCATATCATGTCAATCTGTGGAGCTGAAGCAACAAATGTCTTTAGAAAATGTGGCCACAGATGTCCAATCAATGAAGACAGTGACAGAATCCAAGGATCAGTTAGGCAATTCCTCGACTGATGTTTCTGGTAGAAAAATCACTGATGAGATGCAGGAAGAGGATTCTGTGAAAAGGAGGGAGGAAGCTGAGTTGACCCACAaggaagaagaaattagaaggGACGAGGCTGAAGCTAAGAAGAAAGAGGAACTTCGTTTGGAGCAGCTAGCGAAGGCTAAGGAGGCTCGTGAGAATAAAAAACGGCATGATGAGAAGGTGCAAATGAGAGAAGAACTGAGAGCGGAACTCAAAGAAAAG GAGAAGGAGAAGAAATtgagaaagaaagagagaaagaaAGCTGCTTCCGCGTCGACAGATGTGAATGATAGCAGTGAAACTAGTGAAGCTGTGGATATCGTCAAGGAAGAAATACAAGTGAGTGACAATACCTCTTGCGCACCAACTAAAAAGCCTAAAAAAACTCCAATTGCGAGCAAGCAAAACAATACCAAATCCCTCCCCCCACCTTTTCGCAATCGAAACAGGAAAAAATGGCAGCAGTGGATGTGGGTAAGTCTTACAAGCGTTGTTGTTATACTTGTATTCTGGCTGGGAAATATGGGTTTGTTCGCTAACGTAAATCTCAAGCGCCATAGCCCTGGTTATTTAGCTGGCCATGAATGA